In Serratia sp. FDAARGOS_506, a genomic segment contains:
- the ispF gene encoding 2-C-methyl-D-erythritol 2,4-cyclodiphosphate synthase, with protein MRIGHGFDVHKFGGEGPLVIGGVRIPYDKGLLAHSDGDVALHAATDALLGAAALGDIGKLFPDTDPAFKGADSRELLREAWKRIRAKGYRLGNLDITIIAQAPKMAPHIPQMRVFLAEDLQCHMDDVNVKATTTEQLGFTGRGEGIACEAVALLIKE; from the coding sequence ATGCGTATCGGTCACGGTTTTGACGTACATAAATTCGGCGGCGAAGGCCCGTTGGTGATCGGCGGTGTTCGCATCCCTTACGACAAAGGTTTGCTGGCCCACTCTGACGGTGACGTCGCGCTGCATGCCGCGACCGACGCCTTGCTGGGTGCGGCGGCGTTGGGCGATATCGGCAAACTGTTCCCCGATACCGATCCGGCCTTCAAAGGCGCCGACAGCCGCGAGTTGCTACGCGAAGCCTGGAAACGCATCCGCGCCAAGGGATACCGCCTCGGCAACCTCGATATCACTATTATCGCCCAGGCGCCGAAAATGGCGCCGCACATCCCGCAGATGCGCGTCTTCCTGGCGGAAGATCTGCAGTGCCATATGGATGACGTCAACGTGAAGGCCACGACCACCGAGCAGCTCGGTTTCACCGGGCGCGGCGAGGGTATCGCCTGTGAAGCGGTCGCCTTGCTGATCAAGGAATAA
- the nlpD gene encoding murein hydrolase activator NlpD: protein MITLRRVAVCTMVSLWLAGCTNNASTSAPISSVGGGGAVPSGNNNGGAQQVSPEGRIVYNRSYNAIPKGSYSGGETYTVKRGDTLFYIAWITGNDFRDLAQRNNIPEPYSLNVGQTIQLGNGSANGGGGMLATTDATKGGVPKPPSSSQIQTATVDSQSTNAYSENSGKQNVGKMLPTAGAAAVGTATAPVTAPEAAPPVSSTVSNSSPVSTWRWPTDGKIIDNFSSSEGGNKGVDIAGSRGQPIFATADGRVVYAGNALRGYGNLIIIKHNDDYLSAYAHNDTMLVREQQEVKAGQKIATMGSTGTSSVRLHFEIRYKGKSVNPLRYLPQR from the coding sequence ATGATTACGTTACGCCGCGTAGCGGTGTGTACGATGGTAAGTTTGTGGTTGGCGGGTTGTACGAACAATGCCTCGACGTCGGCCCCTATCAGCAGCGTGGGCGGCGGCGGTGCCGTTCCGTCAGGCAATAATAATGGCGGGGCGCAGCAAGTGAGCCCTGAGGGCCGCATTGTCTATAACCGCAGTTATAACGCTATCCCTAAAGGGAGCTACAGCGGCGGCGAAACTTATACGGTCAAGCGCGGCGACACGCTGTTTTACATCGCCTGGATCACCGGTAACGATTTTCGCGACCTGGCGCAGCGCAACAATATTCCCGAGCCATACAGCCTGAATGTTGGCCAAACCATTCAACTTGGTAATGGTTCTGCCAACGGCGGCGGCGGCATGCTGGCGACGACAGACGCGACCAAAGGCGGTGTTCCGAAGCCACCTTCCAGCTCCCAGATCCAGACGGCAACGGTTGATTCTCAATCAACTAACGCGTATTCTGAAAACTCGGGTAAACAGAATGTAGGTAAGATGTTACCTACAGCGGGTGCCGCAGCGGTTGGGACCGCGACTGCACCTGTTACCGCACCGGAAGCCGCTCCACCTGTGAGCAGCACCGTCAGCAACAGTTCTCCGGTCAGTACCTGGAGATGGCCGACTGACGGTAAGATTATTGATAACTTTTCCTCATCAGAAGGTGGGAATAAGGGCGTCGATATCGCCGGTTCCCGTGGGCAGCCTATCTTCGCTACCGCCGATGGCCGCGTAGTGTATGCAGGCAACGCTTTACGGGGTTACGGTAATCTAATCATCATCAAACACAATGATGATTACCTGAGCGCCTACGCTCATAACGACACAATGCTGGTCCGGGAACAACAAGAAGTGAAGGCGGGTCAAAAAATAGCCACCATGGGTAGCACCGGTACCAGTTCAGTACGTTTGCATTTTGAAATTCGTTACAAGGGGAAATCCGTAAACCCGCTGCGTTATCTTCCGCAGCGATAG
- a CDS encoding amino acid ABC transporter permease — protein MEGAWMTIKCTIICVLLGTTWGLILGLGRLAQAPHGIWKPILYYGIQWPVRIYISAFRGTPLFVQIMVVHFALVPLFINPRDGLLVTSGLMSVDFARALRADYGAFLSCVVAITLNAGAYVSEIFRAGIQSIDRGQMEASRSLGMSYGKTMRQVILPQAFRRMLPPLGNNAIAIVKDSSLASAIGLADLAYAARTVSGAYATYWEPYLTISLVYWVITFLLSLLVQHMEKRFGKSDSRT, from the coding sequence ATGGAAGGCGCCTGGATGACCATCAAATGCACCATTATCTGCGTGCTGCTCGGCACCACCTGGGGATTGATCCTCGGGCTGGGCCGTTTGGCGCAGGCGCCGCATGGCATCTGGAAACCCATCCTGTATTACGGTATTCAGTGGCCGGTGCGCATTTACATCAGCGCCTTTCGTGGCACGCCGCTGTTCGTACAAATCATGGTGGTGCACTTCGCGCTGGTGCCGCTGTTCATCAACCCGCGCGACGGCCTGTTGGTCACCAGCGGCCTGATGAGCGTCGATTTTGCCCGCGCGCTGCGCGCCGACTACGGTGCCTTTCTCTCCTGCGTGGTGGCGATCACGCTCAATGCCGGCGCCTATGTATCGGAGATTTTCCGCGCCGGGATCCAGTCGATCGACCGCGGCCAGATGGAGGCCTCGCGCTCACTGGGCATGAGCTACGGCAAGACCATGCGCCAGGTGATCCTGCCGCAGGCCTTCCGCCGCATGCTGCCGCCGCTGGGCAACAATGCCATCGCCATCGTCAAGGATTCCTCGCTGGCCTCCGCCATCGGCCTGGCGGATCTGGCCTATGCCGCCCGCACCGTCTCCGGCGCCTACGCCACCTATTGGGAGCCCTATCTGACTATTTCGCTGGTCTATTGGGTCATCACCTTCCTGCTTTCGCTGCTGGTGCAACACATGGAAAAGAGGTTCGGTAAAAGTGATTCGCGTACATAA
- the rpoS gene encoding RNA polymerase sigma factor RpoS — MSQNTLKVNELHDDADFDENGAEAESFDEKALVEEETSENDLAEEELLSQGVTQRVLDATQLYLGEIGYSPLLTAEEEVYFARRALRGDVPSRRRMIESNLRLVVKIARRYSNRGLALLDLIEEGNLGLIRAVEKFDPERGFRFSTYATWWIRQTIERAIMNQTRTIRLPIHIVKELNVYLRTARELSHKLDHEPSAEEIAEQLDKPVDDVSRMLRLNERITSVDTPLGGDSEKALLDILADEKDNGPEDTTQDDDMKQSIVKWLFELNAKQREVLARRFGLLGYEAATLEDVGREIGLTRERVRQIQVEGLRRLREILQMQGLSIEALFRE, encoded by the coding sequence ATGAGCCAAAATACGCTGAAAGTTAACGAGTTACATGATGATGCGGATTTCGACGAGAATGGAGCTGAGGCCGAGTCGTTTGATGAAAAAGCGCTGGTAGAAGAAGAGACCAGCGAGAACGATTTAGCGGAAGAAGAGCTGTTGTCTCAAGGCGTTACGCAACGCGTATTGGATGCGACGCAGCTCTATCTGGGTGAGATCGGTTATTCACCTCTGCTGACCGCAGAGGAAGAAGTCTATTTTGCGCGGCGAGCTCTGCGCGGTGACGTGCCGTCCCGCCGCCGCATGATTGAAAGCAACCTGCGGCTGGTGGTGAAAATCGCCCGCCGCTACAGCAACCGCGGTCTGGCGCTGCTGGATCTGATCGAAGAAGGTAACCTCGGTCTGATTCGCGCAGTGGAAAAATTTGATCCGGAACGCGGTTTCCGCTTCTCCACTTACGCAACCTGGTGGATCCGTCAGACGATTGAACGGGCAATCATGAACCAAACCCGTACCATTCGTTTGCCTATCCATATCGTCAAAGAACTGAATGTCTATCTGCGCACCGCGCGCGAGCTTTCTCATAAACTGGATCATGAACCGAGCGCTGAAGAGATTGCCGAGCAACTCGACAAGCCGGTGGATGATGTCAGCCGCATGCTGCGCCTGAATGAGCGCATCACTTCGGTGGATACGCCGCTGGGCGGGGATTCTGAGAAAGCGCTGTTGGACATTCTGGCCGACGAAAAGGACAACGGGCCTGAAGACACCACGCAAGACGACGATATGAAGCAAAGCATCGTCAAATGGTTGTTCGAACTGAACGCCAAACAGCGTGAAGTGTTGGCGCGTCGTTTCGGCCTGCTGGGCTATGAAGCGGCGACGCTGGAAGACGTAGGCCGGGAGATTGGCCTGACGCGCGAGCGCGTCCGTCAGATTCAGGTTGAAGGTCTGCGCCGTCTGCGTGAGATTCTGCAGATGCAGGGCTTGAGCATCGAGGCGCTGTTCCGCGAATAA
- a CDS encoding amino acid ABC transporter ATP-binding protein — protein MIRVHNLQKQFGESHVLRGISCRIAANEVVCVIGPSGSGKSTFLRCINALETLSGGEIEVNGFAGHDQKTDLNKMRESVGMVFQRFNLFPHMTVLENIIMAPVSVKKRPRAEAIAQAEQLLHKVGLLDKIDAYPNSLSGGQQQRVAIARALAMEPKIMLFDEPTSALDPELVGEVLAVMKSLAHEGMTMVVVTHEMGFAREVADRVLFIDQGIIQEEGTPQQIFSHPANPRTQAFLSKVL, from the coding sequence GTGATTCGCGTACATAACCTGCAAAAACAGTTCGGCGAAAGCCACGTGCTGCGCGGCATTTCCTGCCGGATCGCCGCCAACGAAGTGGTGTGCGTCATCGGCCCTTCCGGCTCGGGTAAAAGCACTTTCCTGCGCTGCATCAACGCGCTGGAAACGCTCTCCGGCGGCGAGATCGAGGTCAACGGCTTCGCCGGCCACGATCAAAAAACCGACCTGAACAAGATGCGTGAAAGCGTGGGTATGGTGTTCCAGCGCTTCAACCTGTTCCCGCACATGACGGTGTTGGAAAACATCATCATGGCACCGGTGAGCGTGAAGAAACGGCCGCGCGCCGAAGCCATCGCGCAAGCCGAGCAGCTGCTGCACAAGGTCGGGCTGCTCGACAAGATAGACGCCTACCCCAACAGTCTGTCCGGCGGCCAGCAGCAGCGGGTAGCGATCGCCCGCGCGCTGGCGATGGAGCCGAAGATCATGCTGTTCGACGAACCTACCTCCGCGCTCGATCCGGAGCTGGTGGGCGAAGTGTTGGCGGTAATGAAATCGCTGGCACACGAGGGCATGACCATGGTGGTGGTCACGCATGAGATGGGCTTTGCCCGCGAGGTGGCCGATCGGGTGCTGTTTATCGATCAGGGGATCATTCAGGAGGAAGGTACGCCGCAGCAGATCTTCAGCCATCCGGCCAATCCGCGCACTCAGGCATTTCTGAGCAAAGTTTTGTAA
- the truD gene encoding tRNA pseudouridine(13) synthase TruD, whose protein sequence is MDMANLTWLHGRPQSSGVLKANPEDFVVVEDLGFAPDGEGEHVLVNIRKNGCNTQFVADYLARFAGIHARSVSYAGLKDRHAVTEQWFCLHMPGKDTPDFSRFTLEGCEVLSYARHLRKMRIGNLKGNHFTLVLRQISDRQDVERRLQAISAQGVPNYFGSQRFGRGGNNLVMARRWANDEIRVKERSKRSFYLSASRSALFNQVASRRLADGLQRTVLEGDALQLSGRGSWFVAKADELVTLQQRLDAGELVVTATLPGDGEPGTAGDALVFEQQCLAEQPELLTLLKRERVEPARRALLLQPQNLQWDWWDDVTVELRFWLPAGSFATSVVREIMQQDDSDADIAE, encoded by the coding sequence ATGGATATGGCGAATCTGACCTGGCTGCATGGCCGGCCGCAGAGCTCCGGGGTGTTGAAAGCCAATCCGGAAGATTTCGTGGTGGTGGAAGATCTGGGCTTCGCGCCGGACGGTGAGGGCGAGCACGTGCTGGTGAACATCCGTAAAAACGGCTGCAATACCCAGTTCGTGGCCGACTACCTGGCGCGCTTCGCCGGTATTCACGCCCGTTCCGTCAGCTATGCCGGTTTGAAGGATCGCCACGCGGTGACCGAACAGTGGTTCTGCTTGCACATGCCGGGTAAGGACACGCCGGATTTCTCCCGGTTTACGCTGGAAGGCTGCGAGGTGCTCTCGTACGCCCGCCACCTGCGTAAAATGCGCATCGGCAACCTGAAGGGCAACCATTTTACGTTGGTGTTGCGCCAGATTTCCGATCGGCAGGACGTGGAACGCCGCCTGCAGGCCATCTCCGCGCAGGGTGTACCGAACTACTTCGGCAGCCAGCGTTTCGGTCGTGGCGGCAACAACCTGGTGATGGCGCGCCGCTGGGCGAATGACGAAATTCGCGTCAAAGAGCGCAGCAAGCGCAGTTTCTACCTGTCCGCCAGCCGCAGCGCGTTGTTTAATCAGGTCGCGAGCAGGCGCCTGGCCGACGGCCTGCAGCGCACCGTGCTGGAAGGTGACGCCCTGCAGCTGAGCGGCCGCGGCAGCTGGTTTGTCGCCAAAGCTGATGAGTTGGTGACGCTGCAACAGCGCTTGGATGCCGGTGAGCTGGTTGTCACCGCGACCTTGCCGGGCGACGGCGAGCCGGGTACTGCCGGCGATGCGTTGGTATTTGAACAGCAATGCTTGGCTGAGCAGCCGGAATTGCTTACGCTTTTAAAGCGCGAGCGTGTCGAACCCGCTCGTCGGGCCCTGCTGTTGCAGCCGCAAAATTTGCAGTGGGACTGGTGGGATGACGTTACCGTGGAACTGCGCTTCTGGCTGCCGGCAGGCAGCTTCGCCACCAGCGTAGTTCGCGAGATCATGCAGCAGGATGACAGTGATGCGGATATTGCTGAGTAA
- the ftsB gene encoding cell division protein FtsB codes for MGKLTLLLLALLGWLQYSLWLGKNGIHDYVRVNEDVAVQQGNNAKLKARNDQLFAEIDDLNGGQEAIEERARNELGMIKPGETFYRLVPDQSRRNAASSSQNNAQK; via the coding sequence ATGGGAAAACTTACGCTGCTATTGCTGGCATTGCTCGGTTGGTTACAGTATTCACTGTGGCTGGGCAAAAATGGTATTCACGATTACGTGCGGGTCAATGAAGACGTTGCGGTCCAGCAGGGCAACAACGCCAAGTTGAAAGCGCGTAACGATCAGCTGTTTGCCGAAATCGATGATTTGAACGGCGGACAGGAAGCGATCGAAGAGCGTGCGCGTAATGAGCTGGGCATGATTAAGCCCGGTGAGACTTTCTATCGTCTGGTTCCTGACCAATCCAGACGCAACGCGGCGTCTTCCTCGCAAAACAACGCACAAAAATAA
- the ispD gene encoding 2-C-methyl-D-erythritol 4-phosphate cytidylyltransferase, translating to MNHSAGTFPSVIAVLPAAGIGSRMQAECPKQYLTIGQHSIVEHAIHALLRHPRIERVIVAIGPEDRQFEQLPIAQDPRVIATEGGKQRADSVMAGLKLAGDADWVLVHDAARPCLHADDLERLLAITAHSKVGGILAAPVRDTMKRAEPGRETIAHTVERQDLWHALTPQLFPLPLLKQCLQRALDEGANVTDEASALEHCGYHPLLIAGRADNIKVTRPEDLALAAFYLTQLDN from the coding sequence ATGAATCACTCCGCAGGTACCTTTCCCTCGGTGATTGCCGTCCTGCCCGCTGCCGGTATCGGCAGCCGCATGCAGGCGGAATGCCCGAAGCAATATTTAACCATCGGCCAACACAGCATCGTTGAACATGCCATCCACGCCCTGTTGCGCCATCCGCGCATTGAGCGGGTGATCGTGGCGATCGGCCCCGAAGATCGCCAGTTCGAACAGTTGCCGATCGCTCAGGATCCGCGGGTGATCGCCACCGAGGGCGGCAAGCAGCGCGCCGATTCGGTGATGGCCGGGCTGAAGCTGGCGGGCGACGCGGACTGGGTGCTGGTGCATGATGCCGCACGCCCCTGCCTGCACGCCGACGATCTCGAGCGCCTGCTGGCGATTACCGCACACAGCAAGGTCGGCGGCATTCTCGCCGCGCCGGTGCGCGACACCATGAAACGCGCCGAACCCGGCCGCGAAACTATCGCTCATACTGTCGAACGCCAGGATCTGTGGCACGCGCTGACGCCGCAGCTGTTTCCGCTGCCGCTGCTTAAGCAGTGTCTGCAGCGCGCGCTGGATGAAGGTGCGAACGTCACCGACGAAGCCTCGGCGTTGGAGCATTGCGGTTATCATCCGCTGCTGATCGCAGGCCGGGCGGACAACATTAAAGTAACGCGGCCGGAGGATTTGGCGCTGGCGGCGTTCTATTTGACTCAGTTAGACAATTAA
- a CDS encoding protein-L-isoaspartate(D-aspartate) O-methyltransferase, protein MVNKRMQTLLAQLRQQGIRDEKLLRAIEAVPRERFVDEALDHKAYENTALPIGSGQTISQPYMVARMTELLNLKPTSRVLEIGTGSGYQTAILAHLVQHVCSVERIKGLQWQAKRRLKQLDLHNVSTRHGDGWQGWASRGPFDAIIVTAAPPEIPQALVEQLDDGGILVLPVGEQAQTLKRIQRHGNEFVVDAVEAVRFVPLVKGELA, encoded by the coding sequence ATGGTGAACAAGCGTATGCAAACATTGCTGGCGCAGCTGCGGCAGCAGGGGATCCGGGACGAAAAGCTGCTGCGGGCGATCGAAGCCGTGCCGCGCGAGCGTTTTGTTGACGAAGCGCTGGATCATAAGGCCTACGAAAACACTGCGCTGCCGATCGGTTCCGGCCAGACCATTTCTCAGCCTTATATGGTGGCGCGGATGACCGAGCTGCTGAACCTGAAGCCCACTTCACGGGTGCTGGAGATCGGTACCGGTTCTGGTTATCAAACCGCAATCCTGGCACATCTGGTACAACACGTTTGTTCCGTCGAGCGCATCAAGGGGCTGCAGTGGCAGGCCAAGCGCCGCCTGAAGCAGCTCGATCTTCACAATGTTTCCACCCGCCACGGCGACGGCTGGCAAGGTTGGGCGTCGCGTGGCCCGTTCGATGCCATCATCGTCACTGCCGCGCCGCCGGAGATCCCTCAGGCGCTGGTGGAACAATTGGACGACGGCGGTATTTTGGTGCTGCCGGTGGGCGAGCAGGCTCAAACCCTCAAACGTATTCAGCGCCATGGCAACGAGTTCGTTGTCGATGCGGTAGAAGCGGTGCGCTTTGTACCGCTGGTGAAAGGCGAACTGGCCTAG
- a CDS encoding basic amino acid ABC transporter substrate-binding protein has product MLKRLVLIGVCLAATFSTAALAAEPTYVVGSGGTYRPFEFENSQKQLEGFDIDIIKAVAKAEGFQIKLINTPWEGIFATLNSGDRDIIISGITITDKRKQMVDFSAPYFPAEQAIVVPQDSTVDSIAALKALKVGVVNSSTGDIVVSDVLGKNSTAIKRFDNTPLMLQELYEDGIGAAVGDVGVAKFYIKTHPEKAFKLVPDAKFERQYFGIAVAKGNDELRNKINAGLKKIVADGTYAKIYQTWFDSNVPTLPAE; this is encoded by the coding sequence ATGTTAAAACGTTTAGTTCTGATCGGCGTCTGCCTGGCCGCCACCTTCTCCACGGCCGCGTTGGCGGCTGAACCTACCTACGTCGTCGGTTCCGGCGGCACCTATCGGCCGTTCGAATTTGAAAACAGCCAAAAACAGCTGGAAGGTTTCGACATCGATATCATCAAAGCGGTGGCCAAGGCCGAAGGCTTCCAAATCAAACTGATCAATACGCCGTGGGAAGGGATCTTCGCCACGTTGAATTCCGGCGATCGCGACATCATCATTTCCGGCATCACCATCACCGACAAGCGCAAACAAATGGTTGATTTTTCGGCGCCTTACTTCCCGGCCGAGCAGGCTATCGTGGTGCCGCAAGACTCGACGGTTGACTCCATCGCCGCGCTGAAAGCGCTGAAGGTCGGCGTGGTGAACTCCAGCACCGGCGACATCGTGGTGTCCGACGTACTGGGCAAAAACAGCACCGCCATCAAGCGCTTCGACAATACCCCGCTGATGCTGCAGGAACTGTATGAAGACGGCATCGGCGCGGCGGTCGGTGACGTCGGCGTGGCCAAATTCTATATCAAGACCCATCCGGAGAAAGCCTTCAAACTGGTGCCCGACGCCAAGTTCGAGCGCCAGTATTTCGGCATCGCCGTCGCCAAAGGCAACGACGAACTGCGTAACAAGATCAACGCCGGCCTGAAGAAGATCGTCGCCGACGGCACCTACGCCAAGATCTACCAAACCTGGTTCGATAGCAACGTACCGACGCTGCCGGCGGAATAA
- the surE gene encoding 5'/3'-nucleotidase SurE — MRILLSNDDGVSAPGIQVLAAALREFAEVQVVAPDRNRSGSSNALTLESPLRTQTLDNGDIAVLQGTPTDCVYLGVNALMRPAPDIVVSGINAGPNLGDDVIYSGTVAAAMEGRHLGLPALAVSLNGHQHYATAAVITCRILRALQREPLRTGKILNINVPDLPLAEIKGLRVTRCGSRHPADKVFCQQDPRGQNLYWIGPPGDKFDVGPDTDFAAVEQGYVAITPLQVDLTAYAAQEVVKTWLTKAEVSGEW, encoded by the coding sequence ATGCGGATATTGCTGAGTAACGATGACGGCGTCAGCGCCCCGGGCATTCAGGTGCTGGCGGCGGCGCTGCGGGAATTCGCCGAGGTGCAGGTCGTGGCGCCGGATCGTAACCGCAGCGGCTCTTCCAATGCCCTGACGCTGGAATCGCCGCTGCGCACGCAGACGCTGGACAACGGTGATATCGCTGTGCTGCAGGGGACGCCGACCGACTGTGTCTATCTTGGCGTCAATGCGCTGATGCGCCCGGCGCCGGATATCGTGGTCTCCGGCATCAACGCCGGGCCGAATTTGGGCGATGACGTCATCTACTCCGGCACCGTCGCAGCGGCGATGGAGGGCCGGCATCTGGGGCTGCCCGCGTTGGCGGTGTCGCTGAACGGCCACCAACATTATGCGACCGCCGCCGTCATTACCTGCCGCATCCTGCGCGCGCTGCAGCGCGAACCGTTGCGTACCGGAAAAATTCTGAATATCAACGTTCCGGATCTGCCGCTGGCGGAGATTAAAGGCCTGCGCGTTACCCGTTGCGGCAGCCGTCACCCCGCCGATAAGGTCTTCTGCCAGCAAGATCCGCGCGGACAAAATCTCTACTGGATCGGGCCGCCTGGTGATAAATTTGATGTCGGGCCGGATACCGACTTTGCGGCGGTGGAACAAGGCTATGTGGCGATCACGCCGCTACAGGTGGATTTGACCGCCTACGCGGCGCAGGAAGTCGTGAAAACATGGTTAACCAAGGCAGAGGTTAGCGGGGAATGGTGA